From a single Sphingobium sp. genomic region:
- a CDS encoding DUF2807 domain-containing protein, which produces MRSTKAIFHLALIAPALSPLAAPAMAAERSFLIGSFEELLVEGDMQVIFDNNRSPSAKASGDRQMIEAVKIERNGRTLRVRIQEYEGQTSKAPATTPLVIRLGGRDVNRISVDGSANVTVNQMRVIGGTGTVKLSGPGSIDIARLESDRLSLSVAGQGIVKIGSGTVRAAQIGINGGATVDAAGLRLQQAKLAQTGNAATHLQVTDTVEIVNSGSGSITVDGKATCFIRQPGSARIICGKATK; this is translated from the coding sequence ATGCGATCCACCAAAGCCATCTTTCATCTGGCGCTGATTGCGCCTGCCCTGTCCCCCCTAGCGGCTCCGGCAATGGCCGCAGAGCGCAGCTTTCTGATCGGCAGTTTCGAAGAGTTGCTGGTCGAAGGTGACATGCAGGTCATTTTCGACAACAACCGGTCACCCTCTGCCAAGGCGAGCGGAGACCGCCAGATGATCGAGGCTGTGAAGATCGAACGCAATGGACGAACCTTACGCGTCCGCATTCAGGAATATGAAGGCCAGACAAGCAAGGCGCCAGCCACCACGCCTTTGGTGATCCGTCTGGGCGGCCGTGACGTAAACCGCATCTCGGTGGATGGCAGTGCCAATGTCACAGTCAACCAGATGCGCGTCATCGGCGGCACCGGCACGGTCAAATTATCCGGCCCGGGATCGATCGACATCGCCCGGCTGGAAAGCGACCGTTTGAGCCTGAGCGTCGCCGGCCAGGGCATTGTGAAGATCGGCAGCGGTACCGTGCGCGCGGCACAAATCGGTATCAATGGCGGCGCGACGGTCGATGCGGCAGGACTGCGGCTCCAGCAGGCAAAGCTTGCACAAACCGGCAATGCCGCAACACATTTACAAGTCACCGACACGGTTGAAATCGTCAATTCAGGATCGGGATCGATCACCGTCGACGGCAAGGCGACCTGTTTCATTCGCCAGCCCGGTTCGGCCCGGATCATCTGCGGAAAGGCAACAAAATAA
- a CDS encoding NADH:ubiquinone oxidoreductase subunit NDUFA12, with the protein MGILAKIFTWWDGATIGTALFSARNGIMVGEDAEGNRYYRNRDDSRRWVIYHGPNDASRVAPEWHGWLHHTFEGEPDSYLPPKRNFELPAGVNATGSQAAYRPGGAIEQGGKRQAATGDYTAWSPDAA; encoded by the coding sequence ATGGGAATATTGGCAAAAATCTTCACTTGGTGGGACGGCGCGACGATCGGTACAGCGCTGTTCAGCGCGCGTAACGGTATCATGGTGGGCGAGGATGCGGAGGGTAACCGCTATTACCGCAACCGTGACGACAGCCGCCGCTGGGTGATTTATCATGGCCCGAACGACGCGAGCCGTGTTGCACCCGAATGGCATGGCTGGCTGCACCATACCTTTGAAGGTGAGCCGGACAGCTATCTTCCGCCCAAGCGCAATTTCGAACTACCCGCCGGCGTCAATGCAACCGGCAGCCAGGCGGCCTATCGTCCCGGCGGCGCCATCGAACAGGGCGGAAAAAGACAGGCCGCAACCGGCGACTATACCGCATGGAGCCCGGATGCAGCATGA
- a CDS encoding helix-turn-helix domain-containing protein, producing MGKLREPLNEIANCGLPAALEAIGERWSFMILRAAFNGVRHFEEFLSEIGIARNILANRLTRLTEAGILHRNPCPDDRRRVEYRLTAKGLDFLPTMIALRQWGERWETGVPSNPVLCDERDRRPIMQVAIRSHDDRILNNMDLCWIDASEVSAKATEITPEERSKVRKLGSA from the coding sequence ATGGGGAAATTGAGAGAGCCACTAAACGAGATCGCCAATTGCGGGCTTCCGGCCGCGCTTGAGGCGATTGGCGAGCGTTGGTCTTTCATGATCCTGCGGGCCGCCTTTAACGGCGTTCGCCATTTCGAAGAGTTCCTTTCTGAGATCGGGATTGCCCGCAACATATTGGCAAACCGCCTGACCCGCCTGACCGAAGCGGGCATATTGCATCGCAACCCCTGCCCCGATGATCGACGCCGCGTCGAATATCGACTGACCGCAAAGGGACTCGATTTTCTGCCAACGATGATCGCCCTGCGCCAATGGGGCGAACGGTGGGAAACCGGTGTGCCATCTAACCCGGTATTGTGCGATGAACGCGATCGCCGTCCGATCATGCAGGTTGCGATCAGAAGTCATGACGACCGTATTTTGAATAATATGGATCTGTGCTGGATCGATGCTTCCGAAGTGTCTGCCAAGGCGACAGAGATCACGCCAGAGGAACGCAGCAAGGTTCGCAAACTCGGCTCTGCCTGA
- a CDS encoding CarD family transcriptional regulator → MASSAILFDVGDYVVYPKHGVGRVIELQNSEIAGMQLELYVLRFEKEKMTLRVPVNKAESVGMRKLSSDKTLKEAMETLKGKPKVKRTMWSRRAQEYEAKINSGDLVSIAEVTRDLFRPDDQPEQSYSERQIFEAASSRLARELAAMEKTDEPAALKKILGVLKEAAPQYYERAE, encoded by the coding sequence ATGGCGTCCAGCGCAATCTTATTCGATGTTGGCGATTATGTTGTTTATCCCAAGCATGGGGTCGGCCGCGTAATCGAGTTGCAGAATTCCGAAATCGCCGGAATGCAGCTCGAACTTTACGTGCTGCGGTTTGAAAAAGAAAAAATGACGCTGCGCGTTCCGGTGAACAAGGCCGAGAGCGTTGGCATGCGCAAATTGTCTTCGGACAAGACCCTGAAGGAAGCAATGGAAACGCTGAAGGGCAAACCGAAGGTCAAGCGCACCATGTGGTCGCGCCGTGCACAGGAATATGAAGCAAAGATCAATTCGGGTGATCTGGTTTCGATCGCCGAAGTGACGCGCGATCTGTTCCGTCCCGACGACCAGCCTGAGCAGAGCTATTCGGAGCGCCAGATTTTCGAAGCGGCGTCGAGCCGTCTTGCCCGCGAGCTGGCAGCGATGGAAAAGACCGATGAGCCTGCTGCGCTCAAGAAAATCCTCGGCGTGTTGAAAGAGGCCGCGCCGCAATATTATGAGCGCGCCGAATAA
- a CDS encoding bifunctional (p)ppGpp synthetase/guanosine-3',5'-bis(diphosphate) 3'-pyrophosphohydrolase produces the protein MMRQYELVERVRAYAPDVDEDRLNKAYVFTVQMHGTQKRASGDPYFSHPVEVAGLMTDLKMDEDTIITALLHDTVEDTLTSIEDVESKFGPEVARLVDGVTKLSKIEAQTDDERAAENLRKFLLAISDDIRVLLVKLADRLHNMRTLHFIKSPDKRRRIARETMDIYAPLAERIGMYEYMHEMQLLAFEQLEPEAYKTITSRLAQIRENGDKLIEEINQSIAGSMERAGIKARVSGREKHPYSIWKKMQERHVAFDQLSDINAFRVIVDDVESCYRALGVLHRRWQMVPGRFKDFISTPKRNGYRSLHTTIMFAQNMRVEVQIRSADMHRAAEYGLAAHWAYKQEDVPDGQAGWLRDLLEILETSHDPEELLENTRMAMYQDRIFAFTPKGALHQLPKGSTPVDFAYAVHTDLGDRAVGAKVNGRHVPLRTLLNNGDMVEILSSKAHRPEPAWLNFVATGKARAAIRRHVRHRERGEMVQLGRQLFEDISARVPGRIGAKAIKAALGRLKLPSDDELMLAIGSGKLTDRDVMQALVPGFDPGEDTDWPTPERVISIRGLTPGVAFELGECCHPVPGDRIVGIRRVDQPVEVHTIHCARLDSITDADWVDLSWGQGSDGGAARLRVIIHNRPGMLAEMAGIFGYHKANIINLRLTARDASFHTFEADLEVHDLQHLMRILSALRASDAVAQADRVFG, from the coding sequence ATGATGCGGCAATATGAACTTGTTGAACGGGTGCGCGCCTATGCACCGGATGTCGATGAAGATCGGCTCAACAAGGCTTATGTCTTCACCGTCCAGATGCACGGCACGCAAAAGCGTGCGTCGGGCGATCCTTATTTCAGCCATCCGGTAGAGGTTGCCGGGCTGATGACGGATCTGAAGATGGATGAAGACACGATCATCACCGCGCTGCTGCACGATACGGTCGAAGATACGCTGACCAGTATCGAGGATGTCGAAAGCAAGTTCGGCCCTGAGGTTGCGCGCCTTGTAGATGGCGTTACCAAATTATCGAAGATCGAGGCGCAGACCGACGATGAACGCGCAGCCGAGAATCTGCGTAAATTCCTGCTCGCCATTTCGGATGACATACGCGTGCTTTTGGTCAAGCTGGCTGACCGGCTGCACAATATGCGCACGCTGCATTTCATCAAAAGCCCGGATAAGCGGCGGCGGATCGCGCGCGAAACGATGGATATTTATGCGCCGCTGGCAGAACGCATCGGCATGTATGAATATATGCATGAAATGCAGTTGCTTGCTTTCGAGCAGTTGGAGCCAGAAGCCTATAAGACGATCACCAGCCGGCTGGCGCAGATCCGTGAAAATGGCGACAAGCTGATCGAGGAAATCAACCAGTCCATTGCCGGTTCGATGGAGCGCGCCGGAATAAAGGCGCGGGTTTCGGGGCGGGAAAAGCATCCCTATTCCATCTGGAAGAAGATGCAGGAACGCCATGTCGCGTTCGATCAATTGTCCGATATCAACGCTTTTCGCGTGATCGTTGATGATGTGGAATCCTGTTATCGCGCGCTGGGCGTACTGCACCGGCGCTGGCAGATGGTGCCCGGCCGCTTCAAGGATTTCATTTCGACGCCAAAACGCAATGGCTATCGCTCGCTGCATACCACGATCATGTTCGCGCAGAATATGCGCGTCGAAGTCCAAATCCGCAGCGCAGATATGCATCGCGCCGCCGAATATGGGCTGGCGGCACATTGGGCTTACAAGCAGGAAGATGTGCCCGATGGGCAGGCCGGCTGGCTGCGTGACCTGCTAGAGATTCTGGAAACCAGCCACGATCCTGAAGAGCTGCTCGAAAACACGCGGATGGCGATGTATCAGGATCGCATCTTCGCGTTCACGCCCAAGGGCGCGCTGCATCAATTGCCCAAGGGATCAACACCGGTTGATTTCGCTTATGCGGTGCATACCGATCTGGGCGACCGTGCCGTGGGGGCAAAGGTCAATGGCCGCCACGTGCCGCTGCGGACATTGCTCAACAATGGCGACATGGTCGAAATCCTTTCGAGCAAGGCGCACCGGCCCGAACCTGCCTGGCTGAATTTTGTTGCGACGGGTAAGGCCCGGGCCGCAATCCGCCGCCATGTGCGCCATCGCGAACGCGGCGAAATGGTGCAGCTTGGCCGGCAATTGTTCGAAGATATCTCTGCACGCGTGCCCGGCCGGATCGGTGCAAAGGCGATTAAGGCCGCGCTTGGCCGGTTGAAACTTCCCAGTGATGACGAACTGATGCTGGCGATCGGATCGGGCAAGCTTACCGATCGCGATGTGATGCAGGCACTGGTGCCGGGCTTTGATCCTGGTGAAGACACCGATTGGCCAACCCCGGAACGGGTCATTTCCATTCGTGGCCTTACGCCGGGCGTAGCGTTTGAACTGGGCGAATGCTGCCATCCAGTGCCCGGCGACCGCATCGTCGGTATCCGTCGCGTCGATCAGCCGGTTGAGGTCCACACGATCCACTGCGCGCGGCTGGACAGCATCACCGATGCCGATTGGGTTGATCTCAGTTGGGGGCAGGGCAGCGATGGCGGCGCTGCGCGGTTGCGTGTGATCATTCATAACCGCCCCGGCATGCTCGCCGAAATGGCCGGGATATTCGGCTATCACAAGGCCAATATCATCAATCTGCGCCTGACCGCGCGCGACGCCAGCTTCCACACATTCGAGGCGGATCTGGAGGTACATGACCTTCAGCACCTGATGCGTATCCTGTCCGCCCTGCGCGCATCGGATGCCGTGGCGCAGGCAGATCGGGTGTTCGGTTAA
- a CDS encoding DUF192 domain-containing protein: MRKFWPLLALATAALMGCGGTADSLAATQNATGSSCDPGAKLAPSEAGLDQVQLCVKSGTKNHAFTVEVARTSAQQARGLMFRTALADDRGMIFPFPDTRMASFWMKNTVIPLDIIFVRADGRIENIAANTTPYSTDPVESTAPVVAVLELRGGLAAELGIKAGDSVHWQAR, encoded by the coding sequence ATGCGTAAGTTTTGGCCATTGCTGGCGCTGGCAACAGCGGCGCTGATGGGATGCGGCGGCACCGCCGACAGCTTGGCGGCAACCCAAAATGCCACAGGTTCGTCATGCGATCCCGGCGCAAAACTGGCGCCGAGCGAGGCGGGGCTCGATCAGGTCCAGCTTTGTGTCAAAAGCGGGACAAAAAACCACGCCTTCACCGTTGAGGTGGCCCGCACTTCGGCGCAGCAAGCACGCGGCCTGATGTTCAGAACCGCACTCGCCGATGATCGCGGCATGATCTTTCCCTTTCCCGATACGCGCATGGCCAGTTTCTGGATGAAGAATACGGTCATTCCGCTCGATATCATCTTCGTTCGGGCAGACGGCCGGATCGAGAATATCGCCGCCAACACCACGCCCTATTCAACCGACCCGGTCGAATCGACCGCGCCTGTAGTGGCTGTGCTGGAACTTCGCGGCGGTTTGGCCGCCGAGCTTGGCATAAAGGCGGGCGATAGCGTGCATTGGCAGGCGCGCTGA